In a single window of the Drosophila albomicans strain 15112-1751.03 chromosome 3, ASM965048v2, whole genome shotgun sequence genome:
- the LOC127565600 gene encoding odorant receptor 46a-like isoform X1, with protein sequence MNRAEHREITESFYKYQVRYFEILGLWQLRLDATKRQQMLHLLRYLIFLGIVSVMLLFFAIHVLANIDQLTVIMQVFFMFATEMSCMVKLLSIRLRRREHAHLLDEMHSSVYRPKTAEETLAFKAAAQMAVNMRNYYGAMSILAAALLLVMQWFVDSSALPLVMYEPCDLANSCCYYSLYMYHLLSLLPTCWLNIAFDSMSQALLNFLRAQLVMLSMRLENLGAALTPLDDHRIARELRECCVYYARIERLRDMVDGFIKIPGSVQLFCTILVLVSNFYEMSTHAGETAFIMKIVTYQFAMLLQIFIVCYAANEVTYQSSLLGHALYNSEWTTWNKDNRKMCLLMMLRFDDPLWVRTINHTQSFSLPTFSSIVNCSYSYFALLKRVNS encoded by the exons ATGAACCGCGCAGAGCACCGAGAGATTACCGAAAGTTTCTACAAGTATCAGGTGCGATATTTTGAGATTTTGGGATTGTGGCAACTGCGTCTAGATGCTACAAAGCGGCAGCAGATGTTGCATCTTCTGCGCTATTTGATCTTCTTGGGCATTGTGTCGGTCATGCTGCTCTTTTTCGCAATACACGTGTTGGCCAACATCGATCAGCTGACAGTGATAATGCAAGTGTTCTTCATGTTTGCCACCGAAATGTCCTGCATGGTCAAGTTGCTTAGCATACGACTGAGGCGTCGGGAACATGCCCACTTGCTGGATGAGATGCATTCCAGCGTCTATAGGCCAAAAACTGCGGAGGAAACGTTGGCATTCAAGGCTGCCGCCCAGATGGCCGTCAATATGCGCAATTACTATGGTGCCATGTCGATTCTGGCAGCCGCATTGCTACTGGTGATGCAATGGTTTGTGGACAGCAGCGCCTTGCCGCTGGTGATGTACGAACCTTGTGATCTGGCCAATTCGTGTTGTTATTACTCTCTCTACATGTATCATCTGTTGTCATTGCTGCCTACTTGCTGGCTGAACATTGCCTTCGATTCCATGTCACAGGCTTTGCTGAATTTTTTGCGCGCACAGTTGGTGATGCTATCGATGCGGCTAGAGAATTTGGGTGCTGCTTTGACGCCTTTGGATGATCATCGCATAGCGAGGGAATTGCGGGAGTGTTGCGTTTATTATGCGCGCATTGAGCGACTTAGGGATATGGTGGATGGTTTCATTAAAATCCCCGGTTCGGTGCAATTGTTTTGTACCATTCTGGTGCTCGTTTCGAACTTCTATGAAATGTCTACGCACGCGGGCGAAACGGCTTTCATCATGAAGATTGTAACGTATCAGTTTGCAATGCTGCTGCAAATCTTCATTGTTTGCTATGCGGCCAACGAGGTCACTTATCAGAGCTCGCTTTTAGGTCATGCTCTCTACAATTCAGAGTGGACCACTTGGAACAAGGACAATCGCAAGATGTGTTTACTGATGATGCTGCGCTTCGATGATCCGCTTTGGGTGCGCACCATAAATCATACGCAGAGCTTTAGTTTGCCTACATTTTCATCT ATTGTGAACTGCTCGTACAGTTACTTTGCATTGCTCAAAAGGGTCAACAGTTAA
- the LOC117566479 gene encoding odorant receptor 46a, with protein MTLNFDSEVQVFYKGQKRILNFYSIWPQETRCQRLMHSIHFWHVFSFWIMLFNLILMLHIVINIGNMNEIVKGFFVLATCMAYTHKVYSVKVNNVALLQLFQDLHAAHFRPEDAEEELIFVAARQLSYALYKYYGIISVTALTMLLITQYAIDNTQLPLATYHPFSAERGTFGYIFMYWYQCVALSLSCFVNISFDSLCCSMFIFIKCQLDILALRLQRLGYDCDEIVELQLRDQLKHCIEHYMRVVELSANIETLIYKPISSQIFCSVLVLTANFYAMSLLSDDKLVFLKFFIYQSCMLIQVFILCYFAGEIVQRSTELPHELYKSNWVHWSRSNRRLMLMFMQRLDTAIRIRTFNASHAFDLALFSSGASLELIILRCPCISCAYKSSQVRGFIIE; from the exons ATGACGCTGAATTTCGATAGCGAAGTGCAAGTTTTTTATAAAGGACAAAAAAGGATTTTGAACTTTTACTCGATATGGCCGCAGGAGACGAGATGTCAACGTCTAATGCATAGCATACATTTCTGGCACGTTTTCAGTTTCTGGATAATGCTATTCAATCTGATATTGATGCTGCACATTGTCATTAATATTGGCAACATGAATGAGATCGTTAAGGGATTTTTTGTGCTGGCCACTTGCATGGCCTACACACACAAG GTTTATTCCGTCAAGGTGAACAACGTGGCTTTATTGCAACTCTTTCAGGACCTTCATGCCGCACACTTTCGACCCGAGGATGCCGAGGAGGAGCTGATCTTTGTGGCAGCCCGACAACTCAGCTATGCTCTCTATAAGTATTATGGCATCATTTCAGTGACGGCTTTGACCATGCTTCTCATCACTCAGTATGCCATCGATAATACGCAATTGCCGTTGGCAACTTATCATCCATTTAGCGCAGAACGCGGCACTTTTGGCTACATATTCATGTATTGGTATCAATGTGTCGCCTTATCGTTGTCCTGCTTCGTGAACATAAGCTTTGATTCGCTCTGCTGCTCCATGTTCATATTCATCAAGTGCCAATTGGATATATTGGCATTGCGACTCCAAAGATTGGGATACGATTGTGACGAGATTGTTGAGTTGCAGCTGCGAGATCAGCTCAAGCATTGCATCGAGCATTACATGAGAGTTGTGGAGCTGTCTGCCAATATCGAGACACTCATCTACAAGCCCATATCATCGCAGATATTCTGTTCCGTTCTGGTGCTGACAGCCAACTTCTATGCCATGTCCTTG TTATCCGATGACAAGTTGGTTTTTCTCAAGTTTTTCATCTACCAAAGCTGCATGCTGATTCAGGTTTTCATACTCTGCTACTTTGCCGG TGAGATTGTGCAGCGTAGCACTGAGCTGCCCCATGAGCTGTACAAGAGCAATTGGGTGCACTGGTCGCGCTCCAATCGACGCCTAATGCTGATGTTTATGCAACGCCTGGACACCGCAATACGCATAAGGACCTTTAATGCGAGTCACGCCTTCGACTTGGCGCTGTTCAGTTCG GGCGCCTCATTAGAGCTCATTATCCTGCGTTGTCCTTGCATAAGTTGCGCCTATAAAAGCAGCCAAGTTAGAGGCTTTATCATTGAATAG
- the LOC127565600 gene encoding odorant receptor 46a-like isoform X2, whose translation MNRAEHREITESFYKYQVRYFEILGLWQLRLDATKRQQMLHLLRYLIFLGIVSVMLLFFAIHVLANIDQLTVIMQVFFMFATEMSCMVKLLSIRLRRREHAHLLDEMHSSVYRPKTAEETLAFKAAAQMAVNMRNYYGAMSILAAALLLVMQWFVDSSALPLALLNFLRAQLVMLSMRLENLGAALTPLDDHRIARELRECCVYYARIERLRDMVDGFIKIPGSVQLFCTILVLVSNFYEMSTHAGETAFIMKIVTYQFAMLLQIFIVCYAANEVTYQSSLLGHALYNSEWTTWNKDNRKMCLLMMLRFDDPLWVRTINHTQSFSLPTFSSIVNCSYSYFALLKRVNS comes from the exons ATGAACCGCGCAGAGCACCGAGAGATTACCGAAAGTTTCTACAAGTATCAGGTGCGATATTTTGAGATTTTGGGATTGTGGCAACTGCGTCTAGATGCTACAAAGCGGCAGCAGATGTTGCATCTTCTGCGCTATTTGATCTTCTTGGGCATTGTGTCGGTCATGCTGCTCTTTTTCGCAATACACGTGTTGGCCAACATCGATCAGCTGACAGTGATAATGCAAGTGTTCTTCATGTTTGCCACCGAAATGTCCTGCATGGTCAAGTTGCTTAGCATACGACTGAGGCGTCGGGAACATGCCCACTTGCTGGATGAGATGCATTCCAGCGTCTATAGGCCAAAAACTGCGGAGGAAACGTTGGCATTCAAGGCTGCCGCCCAGATGGCCGTCAATATGCGCAATTACTATGGTGCCATGTCGATTCTGGCAGCCGCATTGCTACTGGTGATGCAATGGTTTGTGGACAGCAGCGCCTTGCCGCTG GCTTTGCTGAATTTTTTGCGCGCACAGTTGGTGATGCTATCGATGCGGCTAGAGAATTTGGGTGCTGCTTTGACGCCTTTGGATGATCATCGCATAGCGAGGGAATTGCGGGAGTGTTGCGTTTATTATGCGCGCATTGAGCGACTTAGGGATATGGTGGATGGTTTCATTAAAATCCCCGGTTCGGTGCAATTGTTTTGTACCATTCTGGTGCTCGTTTCGAACTTCTATGAAATGTCTACGCACGCGGGCGAAACGGCTTTCATCATGAAGATTGTAACGTATCAGTTTGCAATGCTGCTGCAAATCTTCATTGTTTGCTATGCGGCCAACGAGGTCACTTATCAGAGCTCGCTTTTAGGTCATGCTCTCTACAATTCAGAGTGGACCACTTGGAACAAGGACAATCGCAAGATGTGTTTACTGATGATGCTGCGCTTCGATGATCCGCTTTGGGTGCGCACCATAAATCATACGCAGAGCTTTAGTTTGCCTACATTTTCATCT ATTGTGAACTGCTCGTACAGTTACTTTGCATTGCTCAAAAGGGTCAACAGTTAA